In the genome of Microcoleus vaginatus PCC 9802, the window CGATCGCACTTCAGCCAAATCCATGTTAACTCCCGCAACAAATAAGCTTGCGGAGAGTGGGAGTTTTCCGGTTTAACGCTGTCGAGAGGCGAAGCTTCGGGAACCTCACGAAAATTAGAAATTTGAGAAATCATAGGCTTATGGGTATTTTCCACAGCCGTTAACATCATGTATGCGGTTGTACAGCGGCCGCTTTCTGGCACGAAACAAAAGATTTTCTGTCCCGGCTGCAACTTGTCCGAATTGAACAATTCCTCTAACATTAAATAAATCGAGGCACAACCTCTATTTCCCCGAGTGTAAAAGTTGGTAAACCATTTTTTTTCAGGAATCATGCAACCTGCTTGTTCCAGAAGTTCTACAATTTGCCCCCGGAAAAAGTGAGACGAATAGTGGCACAGCAGCCAGTCGATTTCCTACGGACAAACTCTCCCGGCTTTAATCAACCGCAACCAACCTTCTACACCTAATTTCATTACATTTTCCAGCAACCGAATATTTTGCCGCAAGTCAAAAGCTCCCGTTGTGGCTGCATCGAGGTAGGAGGAATAATCCAACCAGCTTTTGGTTGATGTTTCGTTTGCTAATCCTGAATACATACAAACAGGATAGGCGTTGGCGTGGGAAATTAGCTCAATCCATTCTATTGTTAAGCTGATTCCTGTCGCGTTAGGATGGTTTGGGAGCAACAATGCTCCGGCACCGTCGGAGAGCATCCAGCGCAGAAATTCTGTATCGAAAGGCAGGGGTTTTCCCGCTTGCACTGAAGTCTTTGCTTCAAATTTGGTGTTTTTGAACAGGCGCGAGGGAAATTCGGAAGCGACGGCAATTGCTGTTTGTTTTTTGCCGAGTTCGATTTGAGAGGCGACGTAATTTAAAGCACTAACTCCGGCACAGCAAACTCCTTGAGTTGACACTATTTCTAGGGGAGATAATTCGGAAAGTTCCCCCTGTACTGTGCTGGCAAATCCCGGTACTAATAAGTCTGGTAAAGTGGTAGCGCAGGCCAATAAGTCGATCGCCCCTGGTTCCAGATTTGACTGAGAAATCGCCTCACGGACGGCAAACGCTGCCATTTGGCTGTTAGAATATAGTGTTTGCTGCTGTTTGTCGATCGCGTAGTAGCGCTGTTGAATGCCGTTGCTGTTGAGAATTCGCTGCCTGACTCTCGAAGGGCGCGAGGCAATTTTGCCAAGATACTCTTCCATGTCATCATTATTAATCGGTTCTCCCGGCAAAAATTTTCCCATCCGATTGATATAAGCACTTTACATGGCGTAAACCTCTAAAGTTGCTAATTTACTCGGCTTCGTTGGTTTGTTAAATCAAGCCAGAAAATATCTAAAATTGATGGTGCTTTGTGAAGGAGTGAACTTGCAATGAGTAAGCAGCTATCTTGTAGAGTCAGCGGAAATCAGGCAAGTTGAGCAACAGCGGCAACAAGTAACCGGAAGCGGGGTGAAGTTTATTGTAATTGAGCCAATATGTAACTAGAGTTCCTTCGCTGCTTCTCGACTAAAATGGATATTGCAAAACTAGATACTTGGTATTCTCCTTCTCAACGCCGCACGGCTGTTTCGCTGTTGATGAAACGAGTAGGCGTAACTCGCACTAGGGCTGAATGCTTTATCAGGCTTTGGGTTTACTTATCGGTGAAACAGCTTCAGGAAAGCCAGCCCCGTCTCAAACCACCGCTGGCGAAACTGGAAGTGCCAGCAACAGAAGTGCAGTGCACTCACCGGGAAGCCGCCGAACTATTTTACTGCGATTCCGATCGCGGGAGCGATCGCGCCGCCGGAATGATGTTAGATAAATTAGCAGCACTCGGATTAATCGCAAAACACTTTGATGGTAACGCTACGGCAATTCAAATCCAACCAGTTTCAGAAATTTTAGAGACCGCCGAACCTCAAAAGCCTGTACAACTGCAATTAGATGATTTCAACCCTCGGTGCGACGCGATTCCCGTTGCCAATTTATTAGCCACCAATTACAACTGGATGAACCGCAACACTAACGCCGTCCCCCACAAAATTGCTAAAATCCTCCGGCTTTTTGCCAATCAATACTCAAAGGGAATGCGAGTTTTGCGCCGCTCAGATAATCTCAATCCAGTCGGATTTTACTTACTTTATCCCACAGCTAGCGAATCTGAAATAAATTTTTTTAATGCTCCTAGTAAAGCGCTTCATTTAAGTTCTATTTCCGATATCGATCCTTTCAATATGGCGCTACCAGGAGATATAAATTGCCAGTCAGTATTTGTCCGCAGTTGGATGATCGATCCGCAGTATTTGTCAGAATACCGAATTGCTTTTCTTGAAGACACACAGAAAACTTTAGGCGAAATGCAAACAGATTTTCCGAATCTTTGCGACTTGTACACGCTGATGATTCACCCCATGTACGAAAAACAGTCCCTAGCTTTGGGATTTCAGAAGACTAGCAGTGATAATCAGCTATCTGTTTATTGGATGTATTTAGCGCTGGATAGATTTTTGGGGCTCGATATCAAGGAAGCATTAGTTAAACTGTAAGATAACTCGGCGGTTTCAATCGCCGAGTGACGACAAACAGCTTACAAAGTCTCGCGACCCAAATAAGATTGCAGCACTTCCGGCACTTTTACAGTTCCGTCTGGCTGCTGGTAATTCTCCAAAATAGCCGCCATTGTGCGGCCTATAGCTAAACCGGAACCGTTCAGCGCGTGAACGAATTGAGTGCCTTTTTTCCCCGCTTCTTTAAAGCGAATATTCGCCCGTCGCGCCTGAAAATCTGCGACGTTGGAACAACTGGAAATCTCGCGGTATTTGCCCGCAGATGGCAGCCACACCTCTAAATCGTAAGTTTTTGTCGCCGCGAAACCTAAGTCGCCCGTACACAGTGCGATCGCCCGATAAGGCAATTTCAGCGCCTGCAAAACTCCCTCGGCATCCTGCACTAACTTTTCGTGCTCTGCCTCGGAGGTACTCGGATGCACGAGTTTTACCAATTCAACTTTATTAAATTGGTGCAGTCGAATTAATCCCCTCGTATCTTTGCCGTAACTGCCAGCTTCGCGGCGAAAACAAGGAGTATAAGAACAGTGATAAATTGGCAACTGTTCTGCTGTCAAAATTTCACCTCTGTACAAATTGACAACCGGAACTTCGGAAGTAGGAATCAGCCACAGATCATCTTGGTCGCACTTGAAACTTTCTTCAGCAAATTTGGGTAATTGACCCGTAGCAGTGAGGGATTCAGTGTTAACTAAAAATGGTGGAATTACTTCTACATAACCTGCTTTTGTGTGGCGATCGAGCATGAATTGAATAATCGCTCTTTCCAGGGCTGCCCCGGCTCCCATTAAGCTGACAAAGCGGGGCTGAGCGATTTTTACTGCCCGTTCAAAGTTGATAATTCCTAATTTTTCGCCGATTTCCCAGTGCGGTAAAATACCAGAATTTTGGGGTATGTATTCGTCTCCCCAGCGCCGGATTTCGACGTTTTCCTCTTCAGTTTTGCCGATCGGCGTTGAGGAACCCGGCAAGTTTGGCAGCGGTAGCAATAAAGCTTCTATTTGAGCTTTTACGTCTTTTTCCTGTGCTTGCAGTTCGTTCGACTCGGTGCCGACTGCGTTGCCTTCTGCCTGCAGTTCCTGAATTTCGGGAGATTCGAGGGGTAAACCCGATTTTCTTTTTTGACCGATGAGTTTGGCAATTTCGTTGCTGCGGGCTTGCAGTTGCGATCGCTTGCCTTCCAACTCCCGCTGCTGTTTGTCTAATTGCAAAATCGGCTCGATTTCATAGTTACCTCCGCGCAGGTTGAGGCTTTCTTGCACGGCTTGCGGGTTTTCTCGGATTAATTTGAGGTCTAGCACAGATTTATTCTAAATCTTAAATTTTATCGGACTTGCGCTCAGAAACCCGGTTTCTGGGAAAATATTGGCTTTGGTAGGGATAAATCTAGGAATCTACGGGGTTTCTGAGGATTCCTGCGTCTGTCCTATCTTAGGTTAACAGGGACAATCCCGTAGAAGCTACAAGCTTTGTTAATCATTTACACCATTGATTATAAGTTATTGTCATTAAATAATCTTCGCTGGTGTCACCCCTCAGGGGTGACACCCCACAAACCATGCTATACTGAGCACATTAGTAGATGCACCCTGATAATTTTCTACCCCAGCCAGCGATGGCAGGGGTTTTTTGTTGTCGCCCCGACAAGAAAGCCCGAGAAGGGGTTTGGTGCCAGGAGGTGCCGCGCGGGGATGGTTTCGATCGAGCCAATGCTGCGCCCGCACCCGAAACTTAGTCGCTCGCCCGCGCACTACTCCGCCAAAAGGCTATATATAGGCTATGGTGCGCGAAGAATTCCCAGCATCATCGAAATCTGGCGGGAGTTTTAATTGGATCGAAAAATGCGATCGGCAAATTATCTGTTCTGTTTCCTAGAAATATTTGCCAGCGAAGGCGGTATTCAATCCTACGTTAAAGACATTCTCAAAGCTTACCTGTCCATAGCCGCAGGGACAAACTCGCCGCCACAAGCTGAAGTTTTGCTGTTGCGAGAT includes:
- a CDS encoding serine--tRNA ligase; the encoded protein is MLDLKLIRENPQAVQESLNLRGGNYEIEPILQLDKQQRELEGKRSQLQARSNEIAKLIGQKRKSGLPLESPEIQELQAEGNAVGTESNELQAQEKDVKAQIEALLLPLPNLPGSSTPIGKTEEENVEIRRWGDEYIPQNSGILPHWEIGEKLGIINFERAVKIAQPRFVSLMGAGAALERAIIQFMLDRHTKAGYVEVIPPFLVNTESLTATGQLPKFAEESFKCDQDDLWLIPTSEVPVVNLYRGEILTAEQLPIYHCSYTPCFRREAGSYGKDTRGLIRLHQFNKVELVKLVHPSTSEAEHEKLVQDAEGVLQALKLPYRAIALCTGDLGFAATKTYDLEVWLPSAGKYREISSCSNVADFQARRANIRFKEAGKKGTQFVHALNGSGLAIGRTMAAILENYQQPDGTVKVPEVLQSYLGRETL